The following are encoded together in the Eptesicus fuscus isolate TK198812 chromosome 16, DD_ASM_mEF_20220401, whole genome shotgun sequence genome:
- the MRPL35 gene encoding 39S ribosomal protein L35, mitochondrial, producing MAAPVLAGAVRVASGILRPLNALASSAYRNCAKNARLSSALSTRHLCHIQTPVVSSAPRLMTSVRNLAWGHTGTILSRVAPLLPDVLKLPVRTVTYYSVRKGKRKTVKAVVKRFLRLHSGLWLRRKAGYKKKLWKKTAARKKRLREFVFCNKTQSKLLDKMTTSFWKRRNWYADDPYQKYHDRTNLRV from the exons ATGGCGGCTCCAGTTCTTGCAGGGGCTGTGAGAGTAGCATCAG GAATCTTACGACCCCTGAATGCTTTGGCGTCTTCAGCCTATCGAAACTGTGCCAAGAATGCCCGTCTTAGTTCTGCACTGTCCACCCGACATCTTTGTCATATTCAGACTCCAGTTGTTTCCTCTGCGCCCAGACTTATGACATCTGTCAGAAACCTGGCATGGGGGCACACTGGAACAATCCTCAGTAG agTGGCCCCCCTGCTTCCAGATGTGCTGAAGCTCCCTGTCAGAACCGTGACATACTACAGTGTAcgaaaaggcaagagaaagacTGTGAAAGCTGTCGTCAAAAGGTTTCTCCGACTTCATTCTGGCCTTTGGCTGAGGAGGAAG GCTGGTTATAAGAAAAAATTATGGAAGAAGACGGCTGCAAGGAAAAAGCGCCTGAGGGAATTTGTGTTCTGCAATAAAACCCAGAGTAAACTCTTAGATAAAATGACGACGTCGTTCTGGAAGAGGCGAAACTGGTATGCTGACGATCCTTACCAGAAGTACCATGACCGAACAAACCTGAGAGTGTAG